One Triplophysa dalaica isolate WHDGS20190420 chromosome 1, ASM1584641v1, whole genome shotgun sequence DNA segment encodes these proteins:
- the LOC130420801 gene encoding LOW QUALITY PROTEIN: E3 ubiquitin-protein ligase TRIM39-like (The sequence of the model RefSeq protein was modified relative to this genomic sequence to represent the inferred CDS: inserted 1 base in 1 codon) produces MASPSGVLAEEQVHCSICLDVFTNPVSIPCGHNFCMACIGSYWKSSALFMCPMCKKTFFRQPEISINTVLREIAEKFKEMRANPVNNLRRTMQPEPGRTTEELPELIPPDGLWTQGVPCDVCSGPPQRAAKSCLVCLTSYCAEHLKSHAARFTKHKLIEPVRNLEERMCTKHERLLELFCKKDQTIVCVLCTEMDHRAHYTVPVEREWSEKKALLRKTEAEVQQMIQERMKKVEDFKHSVELNKASGQKEMEDSMQVFSDLIRALQKAQAELVLDIEEKQRKTEIWANAQIEELKSEIDVLKMRNTELEYLAHTEDHIHFLQNFSSLMSHPHTKDWSEICVPADQCVGTTRRAVLKLDQTFTEETDKLVEIELRKIQKYAVDVTFDPDTXNPWLQLSEDGRQLRHLGAWQDLPDTPDRFDTVVIALGRQGFSSGRRYWEVQVGEKDDWYLGVARASVNRKGRISVSTLHGYWALAMKKGQEYRVSSSPPVLLSIEPKLRKVGVYVDYEEGQVSFYDVGARSHIYTFMDSFKEKLLPFCYLYCCDKASDTMTICPVQEKSHVKQC; encoded by the exons ATGGCATCACCTTCCGGTGTTTTAGCAGAAGAGCAGGTGCACTGTTCCATCTGTCTGGATGTGTTTACCAACCCGGTGTCCATCCCCTGCGGACACAACTTCTGTATGGCATGCATCGGCAGCTACTGGAAATCCAGTGCTCTCTTTATGTGCCCGATGTGCAAAAAGACCTTCTTCAGACAGCCCGAGATCAGCATAAACACAGTGCTGAGAGAAATCGCTGAAAAGTTCAAAGAGATGAGAGCCAACCCAGTCAACAACCTTCGGAGAACCATGCAGCCAGAACCCGGACGAACTACCGAAGAGCTGCCCGAGCTAATTCCTCCTGACGGGCTGTGGACACAGGGGGTGCCCTGTGACGTGTGCTCTGGCCCTCCACAACGGGCGGCAAAGTCGTGCCTGGTTTGTTTGACGTCTTACTGCGCAGAGCATCTGAAGAGCCACGCCGCTCGCTTcaccaaacacaaactgatCGAGCCGGTGCGGAACCTGGAGGAGCGCATGTGCACTAAACACGAGAGGCTGCTGGAGCTGTTCTGTAAGAAAGATCAGAccattgtgtgtgtgctgtgcaCCGAGATGGACCACAGGGCTCATTACACTGTGCCGGTCGAACGAGAGTGGAGCGAGAAGAAG GCTCTGCTGCGTAAAACTGAAGCTGAAGTTCAGCAGATGATCCAGGAGCGTATGAAGAAAGTCGAGGATTTCAAACACTCAGTAGAGCTCAACAAA GCCAGCGGTCAGAAAGAGATGGAGGACAGCATGCAGGTGTTCTCAGATCTGATCCGAGCGCTTCAGAAAGCCCAGGCTGAGTTGGTGTTGGACATCGAGGAGAAACAGAGGAAGACGGAGATCTGGGCCAACGCTCAAATTGAAGAACTGAAGAGCGAAATCGATGTGTTAAAGATGAGAAACACAGAGTTGGAGTATCTGGCGCACACTGAAGACCACATCCATTTTCTACAG AActtttcatcattaatgtctcATCCACACACTAAGGACTGGTCTGAGATCTGTGTTCCTGCAGATCAGTGTGTGGGTACCACAAGAAGAGCTGTGCTCAAACTGGACCAGACGTTTACTGAAGAAACGGACAAACTTGTTGAAATAG AGCTGAGGAAGATTCAAAAGTATGCAG TCGATGTAACCTTTGACCCGGACA CTAATCCCTGGCTGCAGCTGTCGGAGGATGGGCGCCAGCTGCGTCACCTGGGGGCGTGGCAAGACCTGCCCGACACACCCGATCGCTTTGATACAGTGGTCATCGCTCTCGGCCGCCAGGGCTTCTCCTCAGGCCGCAGATACTGGGAGGTCCAGGTGGGCGAGAAGGACGACTGGTATCTGGGTGTGGCCCGGGCGTCCGTCAACAGAAAGGGCAGGATTTCAGTGAGCACACTTCACGGTTACTGGGCTCTAGCCATGAAGAAAGGGCAGGAATACCGAGTGTCCTCCTCACCGCCCGTTCTGCTCTCCATCGAGCCCAAGCTGAGAAAAGTGGGCGTGTACGTGGATTATGAGGAAGGACAGGTGTCGTTCTATGACGTAGGGGCCAGAAGTCACATCTACACCTTTATGGACTCGTTCAAAGAGAAACTCCTCCCATTCTGTTATCTCTACTGCTGCGATAAAGCCTCTGACACCATGACCATCTGTCCTGTACAAGAGAAGTCGCATGTCAAACAGTGCTGA